The following is a genomic window from Candidatus Hydrogenedentota bacterium.
TTGCCGACCACGAGGTCCACGCCGGAAATGGCGGCCATCGCTTCGGGCCGGACTTGGGCGTGACAGCCTGTCACGACCATAAACGCGCCGGGGTTGCGGCGGATGAACGACCGGACCGCCTTGCGCGACTTGGCGTCGGCCTCGCGCGTCACGGTGCAAGTGTTGACGATGCAGAGATCGGCGTCTTCGACGCGGCCGGCCAATACATATCCGGCGTCCGCAAGGGTCTGGGCGAGAATGCCGGTCTCCGCATGGTTGAGACGGCAACCGAGCGTGTGGAGGAAAGCCCTGTTGGCCATGCCGATCACGCTTTCAATTCGGCGGTGAGCCAGTGGCCTTGAACACCGGTAATGCGGACGTTCGCGAAATCGCCGACCGCCAATCCTTCGCAGACCACGGACACGGGGCGGTAGCCGCCGGTGCGTCCGCTCCAAACCTTTTTGCGCTTGGGATGCTTGCCGTCAATCAGAATCTCCTGTTCCGTTCCGACATACGCGGCCATCTGCTCCGCGTTGATGCGATCCTGCGCTTCGATCAGCCGGGCGAGCCGTTCTTCCTTGACGGCGCGGGGAACGTCGTCCGGCCATTCCGCCGCGCGCGTGCCGGGGCGGGGCGAATACTTGAACGAAAAGACCTGGCTGAACCGGACTTCCTCCATTGCGCGCAGCGTATCCTCAAATTCGGCATCGGTTTCCGTCGGAAAACCGACGATGAGATCCGTGCTGATCTCAACGGCGGGGTTGACGCGCCTCAGATAGCGCACCTTGTCCAGATATTCGGCGAGGGTGTGCCGCCGGTTCATCTTTTCGAGGATGCGGTCGGCGCCCGATTGCAGCGGCAGATGAAGGTACTTGCAGATGTTCGGCCGCGAGGCCATCAGGTCCGACAATGCGTCGTCCCAGTCCTTCGGATGCGGCGACGTGAACCGGATGCGCGGCACGCCGAGTTGCGAGACCATATCGAGGAGATGGATGAACCGCGTCTCGCCCGCATGGTACGCATTTACGTTCTGGCCGAGCAGCCAAATCTCTTTCGCGCCCCTGGCCATCAATGCGCGCGCCTCTTCGAGAATATTATCCGGCTCCCGGGAGATTTCGCGCCCGCGCACACTCGGTACGATGCAAAACGAGCAGCCGTTGCTACATCCCTTGCTGATGGCGATGAACGCGACACAGCCGTCGAGATGACCGCGTTCCAGCCACTCGCCGGGAATGAAGTTGTGGACCCGCCCGCGCACGTCCTGCCATTCGGTCCATGCGATGCGTTCGCCG
Proteins encoded in this region:
- the miaB gene encoding tRNA (N6-isopentenyl adenosine(37)-C2)-methylthiotransferase MiaB, giving the protein MSNKKAFIQTYGCQMNEHDSSRMMEILSSLGYERTGEMTEASLILVNTCSVRHNPENKVYSFLGVLERLKQRNPALMVGVAGCVAQQAGEAILRRARVVDMVFGPDQMFRLPEMLHAVGHGERIAWTEWQDVRGRVHNFIPGEWLERGHLDGCVAFIAISKGCSNGCSFCIVPSVRGREISREPDNILEEARALMARGAKEIWLLGQNVNAYHAGETRFIHLLDMVSQLGVPRIRFTSPHPKDWDDALSDLMASRPNICKYLHLPLQSGADRILEKMNRRHTLAEYLDKVRYLRRVNPAVEISTDLIVGFPTETDAEFEDTLRAMEEVRFSQVFSFKYSPRPGTRAAEWPDDVPRAVKEERLARLIEAQDRINAEQMAAYVGTEQEILIDGKHPKRKKVWSGRTGGYRPVSVVCEGLAVGDFANVRITGVQGHWLTAELKA